A window of Accipiter gentilis chromosome 24, bAccGen1.1, whole genome shotgun sequence contains these coding sequences:
- the ZDHHC15 gene encoding palmitoyltransferase ZDHHC15 isoform X1, whose protein sequence is MALSRGLRCCQRAFAWLPVLIIALVVLWSYYAYVCELCLVTLSNPVEKVAYLTIFHILFVLFVWTYWKSIFTLPVQPGKKYHMSYADKERYENEERPEVQRQILAEIARKLPVYTRTGNGGIRFCDRCQLIKPDRCHHCTVCAICVLKMDHHCPWVNNCIGFSNYKFFLLFLAYSLLYCLYIAATVFKYFIKYWTGELTNGRSKFHVLFLLFVAVMFFVSLMFLFGYHCWLVSRNRSTLEAFSAPVFQNGPDKNGFNLGFVKNLQQVFGEEKKLWLLPIASSQGDGHFFPMRALCEAQNPLLANEEQWEDDGIDEDPHDSGEASSLAIERET, encoded by the exons ATGGCTCTGTCGCGGGGGCTGCGGTGCTGTCAGCGGGCGTTCGCCTGGCTGCCCGTCCTCATCATCGCCCTCGTCGTCCTCTGGTCCTACTACGCCTACGTCTGCGAGCTGTGTCTgg tgactCTGAGCAACCCTGTGGAAAAAG tggcCTATCTTACAATATTCCACATTCTCTTTGTGCTCTTTGTGTGGACATACTGGAAGTCTATTTTCACTCTCCCGGTGCAGCCAGGCAAAAAG TACCATATGTCCTATGCTGACAAAGAACGCtatgaaaatgaagaaaggccGGAGGTGCAGAGGCAAATTCTTGCCGAAATTGCAAGGAAGTTGCCGGTGTACACGAGAACGGGGAATGGAG GTATTCGGTTCTGTGATAGATGCCAGCTAATAAAACCTGATCGTTGTCACCATTGTACCGTTTGTGCTAT ATGCGTGCTAAAAATGGATCATCACTGTCCATG GGTGAATAACTGCATTGGATTTTCTAACTACAAATTCTTTCTACTGTTCTTAGCCTATTCTTTGTTGTATTGCTTGTATATTGCTGCAACAGTCTTCAAGTATTTCATTAAGTATTGGACA ggTGAACTGACGAATGGACGTTCCAAATTTcatgtccttttccttctctttgtggcGGTCATGTTCTTCGTAAGCCTTATGTTTCTGTTTGGCTACCATTGTTGGCTCGTTAGTAGAAACAGATCTACTTTAG AGGCTTTCTCAGCTCCAGTGTTTCAGAATGGCCCAGATAAAAATGGATTCAATCTTGGCTTTGTAAAGAATCTTCAGCAAgtgtttggagaagaaaaaaagctctggTTACTACCTATTGCCTCTAG CCAGGGCGATGGACATTTTTTCCCAATGAGAGCTTTGTGTGAAGCTCAGAATCCTCTCCTAGCAAATGAAGAGCAGTGGGAAGATGATGGAATAGATGAAGACCCTCATG
- the ZDHHC15 gene encoding palmitoyltransferase ZDHHC15 isoform X2: MALSRGLRCCQRAFAWLPVLIIALVVLWSYYAYVCELCLVTLSNPVEKVAYLTIFHILFVLFVWTYWKSIFTLPVQPGKKYHMSYADKERYENEERPEVQRQILAEIARKLPVYTRTGNGGIRFCDRCQLIKPDRCHHCTVCAICVLKMDHHCPWVNNCIGFSNYKFFLLFLAYSLLYCLYIAATVFKYFIKYWTGELTNGRSKFHVLFLLFVAVMFFVSLMFLFGYHCWLVSRNRSTLDKCSIFKAFWMKFYNKTHTIKSLSKYSDFCSY, from the exons ATGGCTCTGTCGCGGGGGCTGCGGTGCTGTCAGCGGGCGTTCGCCTGGCTGCCCGTCCTCATCATCGCCCTCGTCGTCCTCTGGTCCTACTACGCCTACGTCTGCGAGCTGTGTCTgg tgactCTGAGCAACCCTGTGGAAAAAG tggcCTATCTTACAATATTCCACATTCTCTTTGTGCTCTTTGTGTGGACATACTGGAAGTCTATTTTCACTCTCCCGGTGCAGCCAGGCAAAAAG TACCATATGTCCTATGCTGACAAAGAACGCtatgaaaatgaagaaaggccGGAGGTGCAGAGGCAAATTCTTGCCGAAATTGCAAGGAAGTTGCCGGTGTACACGAGAACGGGGAATGGAG GTATTCGGTTCTGTGATAGATGCCAGCTAATAAAACCTGATCGTTGTCACCATTGTACCGTTTGTGCTAT ATGCGTGCTAAAAATGGATCATCACTGTCCATG GGTGAATAACTGCATTGGATTTTCTAACTACAAATTCTTTCTACTGTTCTTAGCCTATTCTTTGTTGTATTGCTTGTATATTGCTGCAACAGTCTTCAAGTATTTCATTAAGTATTGGACA ggTGAACTGACGAATGGACGTTCCAAATTTcatgtccttttccttctctttgtggcGGTCATGTTCTTCGTAAGCCTTATGTTTCTGTTTGGCTACCATTGTTGGCTCGTTAGTAGAAACAGATCTACTTTAG ATAAATGTTCAATTTTCAAAGCCTTTTGGATGAAGTTTTATAACAAAACACACACTATCAAGAGTTTGAGCAAATACTCAGATTTTTGTAGTTACTAA